One Triticum dicoccoides isolate Atlit2015 ecotype Zavitan chromosome 5B, WEW_v2.0, whole genome shotgun sequence genomic window carries:
- the LOC119307164 gene encoding uncharacterized protein LOC119307164, with translation MDPSGSSSRQGRLLISPSVSTPTFSSTRAPSSSPSPHHDRRNSTSSPKPLLPFPPPASRPHSSGPAAGPRAAASASLPGFAHNARVAAALAPAAAFLLDLGGAPVLAVLAVGLAAAYALDALRLRQGAFFTVWAALLAADVAFFFSASLSSAAAASLPLTVLALLLCAETSFLIGVWASLQFRWIQLENPTIVAALERLLFACVPIAASAVFTWAVVSAVGMANASYYLATFAMVFYWLFSVPRTSSFKNRKQDAPLQDSDGILGPLESCVHALYLLFVPVLFHAASNHTTLFASWANVCDLLLLFFVPFLFLLYASTRGSLWWITRDSRTMDQIRMANGLVALVIVVLCLEVRVVFHAFGRYIHAPPPLNYLLVTVTMLGGALGLAVHAAGKVGDAVSSVAFMGLAVLVSGAGAVVIGFPLVFLPLPMMSGYYVARFFTKKSLSSYFTFVGISSLMVLWFVVHNYWDLNIWVAGMPLKSFTKYIVAAVIMAMAVPGLALLPAKLRFLVELGLIGHALLLCYIENRLFNYAAMYYFGFEDDIIYPSYMVLITTFFGLALVRRLSVDQRVGPKATWILTCLYSSKLSMLFITSRSVVWVSAVLLLAVTPPVLLYRDKSKGGAPRMKIWQAYFHASVVAFSAWLCRETVFEALQWWNGRPPSDGLLLGSYILLSGVACIPIVALHFPHAQSAKRFLVLVVATGLLFVIMQPPVKLSWVYRSELIRAAHLSDDDTSIYGFVASKPTWPSWLLIATVVLTLAAATSIIPVKYIVELRALYAVGVGITLGIYISVQYFFQAVVLYPLLVATIVCAAVFIVFTHLPSESSTRVLPWVFSLLVALFPVTYLLEGQLRANSFAEEEEAEKFTNMLAIEGARMSLLGLYAAIFMIIALEIKFELALLLHDKAADVTHGVSGGRGSAFPPKARLLQQRRSHAAPTFTIKRLAAEAAWMPAIGNLSTVLCFIICLVLNVTLTGGSNRAIFFLAPILLLLNQDSDIVAGFGDRQRYFPVTISISGYLLLASLYKIWEEAWPGTGSGGWALDIGGSVWLYAVKNVALLVLTLPNHILFNRFMWDYVRQTDSKLLLTLPLNLPSIIMTDVLSVRVLGLLGAIYSLAQYLISRRIRIAGMKYI, from the coding sequence atggatcccTCCGGATCCAGCTCCCGCCAGGGGCGCCTCCTCATCTCGCCCTCGGTGTCAACCCCGACCTTCTCCTCCACCCGCGCCCCgtcctcgtccccgtcgccgcacCACGACCGCCGCAACTCCACCTCCTCCCCCAagcccctcctccccttcccgccCCCCGCCTCCAGGCCGCACTCGTCCGGCCCCGCCGCCGGGCCCCGCGCCGCCGCGTCCGCCTCGCTCCCGGGCTTTGCGCACAACGCGCGCGTCGCGGCGGCGCTCGCGCCCGCCGCGGCCTTCCTCCTCGACCTCGGCGGGGCCCCCGTCCTCGCCGTCCTCGCCGTCGGGCTCGCCGCCGCCTACGCCCTCGACGCGCTGCGGCTCCGGCAGGGCGCCTTCTTCACCGTGTGGGCGGCGCTGCTCGCCGCcgacgtggccttcttcttctcggCGTCcctctcgtccgccgccgccgcctcgctgccCCTCACCGTCCTCGCGCTGCTCCTCTGCGCGGAGACCTCCTTCCTCATAGGCGTCTGGGCGTCGCTCCAGTTCCGCTGGATCCAGCTTGAGAACCCTACCATCGTCGCGGCGCTCGAGCGGCTCCTCTTCGCGTGCGTGCCAATCGCCGCATCTGCGGTCTTCACATGGGCAGTCGTGTCCGCAGTCGGGATGGCCAATGCTTCCTACTACCTTGCCACATTTGCCATGGTCTTCTATTGGCTCTTCTCCGTGCCCCGCACTTCCAGCTTCAAGAACCGGAAACAGGACGCTCCATTGCAGGACAGTGATGGCATTCTTGGCCCCTTGGAGAGCTGCGTGCATGCGTTGTATCTGTTGTTTGTGCCAGTGCTGTTCCATGCCGCATCCAACCACACCACACTCTTCGCATCATGGGCCAATGTTTGTGATCTTCTGCTGCTGTTCTTCGTACCATTCTTGTTCCTGCTCTACGCGTCCACTCGTGGTTCACTGTGGTGGATTACCAGGGATTCACGCACAATGGATCAGATAAGGATGGCGAATGGCTTGGTTGCACTTGTTATAGTGGTGCTCTGCCTGGAGGTTCGCGTTGTATTTCACGCTTTTGGAAGGTACATTCATGCTCCCCCGCCGCTGAATTACCTGCTTGTGACTGTCACGATGCTTGGTGGTGCTTTGGGTCTGGCTGTGCATGCTGCTGGCAAGGTTGGAGATGCTGTTAGCTCGGTGGCGTTTATGGGGTTGGCAGTGCTTGTCAGTGGAGCAGGTGCCGTAGTCATTGGTTTTCCGCTTGTGTTCCTTCCACTCCCAATGATGTCTGGTTATTATGTGGCAAGGTTCTTTACCAAGAAAAGCCTGTCATCATACTTCACCTTTGTGGGAATATCAAGCTTGATGGTCCTTTGGTTTGTGGTGCATAACTACTGGGATCTAAATATTTGGGTTGCTGGCATGCCATTGAAATCGTTTACCAAGTACATTGTTGCAGCTGTAATCATGGCAATGGCTGTTCCTGGTTTGGCACTGCTCCCTGCAAAACTGCGCTTTCTTGTGGAACTTGGTCTTATTGGTCATGCACTGTTGTTATGCTACATTGAGAACCGACTCTTCAACTATGCTGCCATGTACTACTTTGGGTTTGAGGATGATATCATTTATCCAAGTTATATGGTTTTGATCACAACATTTTTTGGATTGGCTCTTGTAAGAAGATTATCTGTTGACCAGAGAGTTGGGCCCAAAGCTACTTGGATCTTGACTTGTCTCTATTCTTCAAAGTTATCTATGTTGTTTATCACATCAAGATCGGTGGTATGGGTTTCAGCTGTTCTGCTACTTGCTGTCACACCCCCTGTACTTCTTTACAGGGACAAGTCCAAAGGGGGGGCTCCAAGGATGAAGATCTGGCAAGCTTATTTTCATGCATCTGTAGTAGCCTTTTCTGCATGGCTCTGCCGGGAAACAGTTTTCGAAGCTTTACAGTGGTGGAACGGAAGGCCTCCTTCAGATGGTCTGCTTTTGGGGTCATATATTTTGTTGTCTGGTGTTGCTTGCATCCCAATAGTGGCGCTCCATTTCCCTCATGCTCAGTCAGCAAAGAGATTCCTGGTGCTTGTTGTGGCCACAGGGCTTCTTTTCGTTATTATGCAGCCTCCTGTTAAACTGTCATGGGTATACCGGTCGGAGCTGATCAGAGCAGCACATTTATCTGATGATGACACGTCAATATATGGTTTTGTAGCATCCAAGCCCACATGGCCATCATGGCTGCTCATAGCAACAGTGGTACTTACATTAGCAGCTGCTACATCTATCATCCCAGTGAAGTATAttgttgagttgagggctttgtatGCAGTGGGAGTTGGAATTACACTAGGCATCTACATATCTGTCCAGTACTTCTTCCAAGCAGTTGTTCTGTATCCTCTTCTTGTTGCGACAATCGTCTGTGCTGCAGTCTTTATAGTATTCACACATCTCCCATCTGAGTCCAGCACAAGGGTTTTGCCATGGGTGTTTTCTTTGTTAGTAGCTTTGTTCCCAGTCACCTACCTGCTGGAAGGACAGTTAAGGGCCAACAGTTTTgcagaagaggaggaagcagagaagTTCACCAACATGTTGGCTATAGAAGGGGCCAGAATGTCGCTTTTGGGTCTCTATGctgctatattcatgatcattgcactAGAAATTAAGTTTGAACTGGCTTTGCTGTTGCATGATAAAGCCGCAGATGTTACACATGGTGTATCTGGTGGTCGGGGCTCTGCATTTCCACCCAAAGCAAGGCTACTGCAGCAACGGAGATCTCATGCTGCACCAACTTTCACCATCAAGAGATTGGCAGCGGAAGCAGCTTGGATGCCTGCGATCGGCAACTTGTCTACGGTTTTGTGCTTCATCATCTGCCTTGTTCTCAACGTAACACTTACTGGTGGCTCGAACCGTgctattttcttcctagcacccatCCTTCTGCTTTTGAACCAGGATTCAGACATCGTTGCAGGATTCGGTGACAGACAGCGTTACTTCCCTGTGACAATTTCTATTTCTGGGTATTTGCTATTGGCATCATTGTATAAGATATGGGAGGAGGCTTGGCCTGGCACTGGCAGTGGAGGATGGGCTCTTGATATCGGGGGCTCAGTTTGGCTCTATGCTGTGAAAAATGTTGCTCTTCTCGTGCTCACGCTACCCAATCACATACTCTTCAATCGGTTCATGTGGGACTATGTCAGGCAGACCGATTCGAAGCTACTTCTGACACTGCCTCTCAACCTGCCATCGATTATAATGACAGATGTACTTTCTGTGCGGGTTTTAGGGCTGTTGGGAGCTATTTATTCTCTAGCACAGTACCTGATATCAAGGCGGATAAGAATTGCTGGGATGAAATATATTTGA